The window CCGCAATCGTTTCAGATGGCGGGAGTCACCGTGCTGGTTCCGAAACAGGATGTGGAACTGCTCGCCATTTCCAGCGAGGATGCGATGCGTTTTATTTTGTCGGCGGGAGTGAGCGGACGTCATGGAACCCGGGAGAGCGCATAGAATCTCATTGGGGCTATCCGCTCTGCCGTTTGTCGTCGCTGTGTCGTCGCTGTTCGCCGCGCTATTTCTGTTTCAGCTGCCGATTTACTGCGCATTGCTGGCGGGCTGGTTGACCGCGCTGGTGATCGCCAACAGGCACGGGTTTTCACTGCGCTCTCTGTTGGCAGCCAGCTATCGTGGGATGACAAGCACCTCGATCGTCGTCATCATTCTGCTTTTAATCGGCGGCCTGATCGCCGTCTGGATGGCCAGCGGCACGGTCGCCGGTCTGATCGTTTACGGGATTCAGCTCGTGGTGCCGCAATATCTGGTGGTGACCGCTTTTCTGCTTGCCTTTATGATGTCGATGTTGCTGGGGACATCGGTCGGCACACTGTCGACGATGGGCATCGCGTTGGCGAGCATGGCGCAGGCAATTGGGATTCCGAGCGGTCTGATCGGAGGTGCTTTGATTTCCGGGGCAATGGTGGGGGACCGGACATCGCCGCTATCGGGCACACTTCACTTGTTGGCGGCGACGGTCGGGATGAAGTCGGACGAGACGTTTCGGTCGATCGTTCGCTCGGGCACTCCGGTGTTTTTCATCTGCCTCTTGTTGTACGCCTGGCTGGGCTACCAAGCGGTGGATCCGCATACTTCCGTGCAGGGGGGAGCGGAGGCGGTCCGCAAGCTGAGTTCCGTTTTTCAACTCCCCTGGTGGGTGCTGATTCCGCCGGCCTTGGTGATGCTCTTGGTTGCCTGCCGGGTTCCGATCCGCATTAATTTGGCTTTGGGAATCGTGTTGGGGGCGGTCCTCGCTTGCACGGTTCAGGGCCGTTCGTTGCAGGAGATCGCTTCGATCGCGTGGAACGGATTTTCGATCAAGGCGCCTGACGGCAGTGTTCTTTTGGAGGGCGGCGGGGTCTGGCACATGATGCATGTGGTGTCGATCATTCTGACCGCCGGGGCGTTGAACGGGATTCTGGAAATGTCCGGCATGATGGACCGGCTGATCGGCGGGGTGTTGGAACCGATCAAACGGCAGGGGAGTTTGCTTGTCGCCACCGGATTGATCTCGATTGCAGCCGGGCTGATTTTTTGCAATCAGACGCTGATGGTGCTGATCCCGGGCCGCATGCTGCAAGCAAAGTATCGGGAACTGGGCGAGCCACCGGTTAGGCTGGCGACGGCGCTGGCCGATTCGGGAGTGGTTGCGGCCGTTTTGATTCCCTGGAATCTGCACTCCATCCTCTGTGCTACGGCGATCGGCATCGCTGCGACAACGTATTGGCCCTATGCGTTTTTTGTTTGGATGTTGCCGCTGTTGACGATCGCAAAAGGAGCCTTGCGTTTGACATCACGGGAAGAAACAGATTAGAATAATAATAAAATGGCTTGAAGGGTAGGTGAAGACGATGCAACGCATGGGATTTGAAGAAACGATCGCCCAGCTTCGCGCCAACGGGGTGCGGTTGACGCCGCAGCGGCAATGGATCCTGCGTTATTTGAAAGAAACGCACGATCACCCGACGGCCGAACAGGTGCACCATGCTGTCTCGAAAGCGTTGGGCGGGATATCCCTTGCCACCGTCTACAATACCCTGCATACGTTAACCAAACTGGGAGTCATCCGTGAGTTGTCGTATGGCGACGGGTCCAGCCGATTTGACGGGAATGAAACGGAACATGCGCATCTGGTGTGCGAGCGGTGCGGTTCCGTGACGGATGTGGAGTCTCCCGGGATTGCGAACATCTGGCCGCCGGGTGCCGGCCGCACCGGTTTTGAAATCCGCTCCTATCGTCTGGAATTCTATGGATTGTGCGAAGCGTGCCGGGTGGCTGAACAGCAACCTTCCGGAGTGCAATCATAAGCTGCTATAAGTTGTGCGGAGGACGTGTCGTTCGACACGTCTTTTTTGATGCGTGTCCAGATCAATTCGGCGTTGCGACACACGGGGCCCCTGCGAAGTACTCGGAGCAAGCTGCGAAGCGCAGCGTCACTTTGCTGGGCGATGTGGCAGGCGCTTTTAGCTGAGTTACCTTTGCTGAACTGCCTATTCCGGCGAGCGGTCGGCAATACTGTTTGATACGAGTGCATGCGGGAAACGCGGCCCCGGCGGCTTGTGGGAGCGAGTTGCTGCCCGGAACGTGTGCTCGCCGATCCGGATGCCACCGACACGCAGCGGATTAAGGGGGAGTTGCTGTTACCGGCCGACGGGCTGTGCGTTTGCCCACGACCCATCGTCCGAGGAGGTGCGAGATATGGGGCAACGGCGAAAAATGAGAGCGCGCGACAAAGCGGTCCTGCTGCTCTGTTTGCTGTTCGGCCTGGGAGGCGCCGGTTATATGCTGTACCTGCAGTACTTGTACAAAACCGGCCAATTGTAAAAACGCTGATGGATCATCAGCGTTTTTACCGTCAGAAGAACTTTTTCCGTCCCTGTTCCTCTTTCAGAATCTCGACCGCCTCACGGAATCTTTGCGAGTGAATCACCTCGCGTTCGCGCAGGAACTTCAAACCGTCCTGCAAGTCGACATCGTCTGTCATGTCGATCAGCCATTGATACGTAGCGCGCGCTTTTTCCTCGGCCGCAATGTCTTCGTACAGGTCAGCGATCGGATCACCCTTTGCCTGGATATAGGTGGCCGTCCAGGGCACACCGGCCGCATTGCTGTAAAAAAGCGCCTTGTCGTGGTTCACGTAATGGTCCCCCAACCCGGCCTCCCGCATCTGATCCGGCGTCGCATCCTTCGTCAGTTTGTACACC is drawn from Effusibacillus pohliae DSM 22757 and contains these coding sequences:
- a CDS encoding Fur family transcriptional regulator — encoded protein: MQRMGFEETIAQLRANGVRLTPQRQWILRYLKETHDHPTAEQVHHAVSKALGGISLATVYNTLHTLTKLGVIRELSYGDGSSRFDGNETEHAHLVCERCGSVTDVESPGIANIWPPGAGRTGFEIRSYRLEFYGLCEACRVAEQQPSGVQS
- a CDS encoding Na+/H+ antiporter NhaC family protein, with product MEPGRAHRISLGLSALPFVVAVSSLFAALFLFQLPIYCALLAGWLTALVIANRHGFSLRSLLAASYRGMTSTSIVVIILLLIGGLIAVWMASGTVAGLIVYGIQLVVPQYLVVTAFLLAFMMSMLLGTSVGTLSTMGIALASMAQAIGIPSGLIGGALISGAMVGDRTSPLSGTLHLLAATVGMKSDETFRSIVRSGTPVFFICLLLYAWLGYQAVDPHTSVQGGAEAVRKLSSVFQLPWWVLIPPALVMLLVACRVPIRINLALGIVLGAVLACTVQGRSLQEIASIAWNGFSIKAPDGSVLLEGGGVWHMMHVVSIILTAGALNGILEMSGMMDRLIGGVLEPIKRQGSLLVATGLISIAAGLIFCNQTLMVLIPGRMLQAKYRELGEPPVRLATALADSGVVAAVLIPWNLHSILCATAIGIAATTYWPYAFFVWMLPLLTIAKGALRLTSREETD
- a CDS encoding manganese catalase family protein; the protein is MWIYEKKLQYPVRVSKCDPRMAKFLLEQYGGADGELAAALRYLNQRYTIPPKVVGLLTDIGTEEFAHLEMIATMVYKLTKDATPDQMREAGLGDHYVNHDKALFYSNAAGVPWTATYIQAKGDPIADLYEDIAAEEKARATYQWLIDMTDDVDLQDGLKFLREREVIHSQRFREAVEILKEEQGRKKFF